One region of Lampris incognitus isolate fLamInc1 chromosome 4, fLamInc1.hap2, whole genome shotgun sequence genomic DNA includes:
- the ccnd1 gene encoding G1/S-specific cyclin-D1 isoform X2, protein MNYLDRFLSVQATRKTRLQLLGATCMFLASKMKETVPLTADKLCIYTDNSVRPGELLQMELLVLNKLKWDLASVTPHDFIEHFLSKLNIHPSTKQVLRKHAQTFVALCATDVNFIASPPSMVSAGSVVAAVQGLYLKSQDGSLSSQNLTNFLSQVIRSDPDCLRSCQEQIESLLESSLRQAQQHISTEAKRVEEDVDLSSTPTDVRDINI, encoded by the exons ATGAACTATTTGGATAGATTTTTATCGGTGCAGGCGACAAGGAAGACGCGGCTGCAGCTGCTGGGGGCTACGTGCATGTTTCTGGCCTCCAAGATGAAGGAGACGGTGCCCTTAACGGCGGACAAGCTCTGCATCTACACCGACAACTCGGTCCGACCAGGAGAACTGCTG CAAATGGAGCTGCTGGTTCTTAACAAGCTCAAGTGGGACCTGGCTTCTGTCACACCTCATGACTTCATCGAGCACTTCTTGTCTAAGCTGAACATCCATCCCAGCACCAAGCAGGTGCTCAGGAAGCATGCCCAGACCTTCGTCGCCCTCTGTGCCACAG ATGTCAATTTCATTGCTAGTCCTCCATCCATGGTGTCAGCTGGCAGTGTGGTGGCAGCTGTCCAAGGGCTTTACCTGAAGAGCCAGGACGGTTCCCTGTCCTCACAGAACCTCACCAACTTCCTCTCACAGGTTATCCGAAGTGATCCG GACTGTCTGAGGTCTTGCCAGGAGCAGATTGAGTCTCTCCTGGAGTCCAGCCTCCGCCAGGCACAGCAGCACATCTCCACGGAAGCCAAACGTGTGGAGGAGGATGTGGATCTGTCTAGTACACCTACAGATGTCCGAGACATCAACATCTGA
- the ccnd1 gene encoding G1/S-specific cyclin-D1 isoform X1: MEHQLLCCEVDTIRRAYQDVNLLNDRVLQTMLKAEESYLPSPNYFKCVQKEIVPKMRKIVATWMLEVCEEQKCEEEVFPLAMNYLDRFLSVQATRKTRLQLLGATCMFLASKMKETVPLTADKLCIYTDNSVRPGELLQMELLVLNKLKWDLASVTPHDFIEHFLSKLNIHPSTKQVLRKHAQTFVALCATDVNFIASPPSMVSAGSVVAAVQGLYLKSQDGSLSSQNLTNFLSQVIRSDPDCLRSCQEQIESLLESSLRQAQQHISTEAKRVEEDVDLSSTPTDVRDINI, translated from the exons ATGGAGCACCAGCTGCTTTGTTGCGAAGTGGACACGATCAGGAGAGCATACCAAGATGTCAACTTACTCAACGACCGCGTTTTACAGACAATGCTGAAAGCGGAGGAGAGCTACCTCCCGTCTCCCAATTACTTCAAGTGTGTTCAGAAAGAAATCGTTCCGAAGATGAGGAAAATAGTGGCGACTTGGAtgttggag GTATGCGAGGAGCAGAAATGCGAGGAGGAGGTGTTTCCCCTGGCTATGAACTATTTGGATAGATTTTTATCGGTGCAGGCGACAAGGAAGACGCGGCTGCAGCTGCTGGGGGCTACGTGCATGTTTCTGGCCTCCAAGATGAAGGAGACGGTGCCCTTAACGGCGGACAAGCTCTGCATCTACACCGACAACTCGGTCCGACCAGGAGAACTGCTG CAAATGGAGCTGCTGGTTCTTAACAAGCTCAAGTGGGACCTGGCTTCTGTCACACCTCATGACTTCATCGAGCACTTCTTGTCTAAGCTGAACATCCATCCCAGCACCAAGCAGGTGCTCAGGAAGCATGCCCAGACCTTCGTCGCCCTCTGTGCCACAG ATGTCAATTTCATTGCTAGTCCTCCATCCATGGTGTCAGCTGGCAGTGTGGTGGCAGCTGTCCAAGGGCTTTACCTGAAGAGCCAGGACGGTTCCCTGTCCTCACAGAACCTCACCAACTTCCTCTCACAGGTTATCCGAAGTGATCCG GACTGTCTGAGGTCTTGCCAGGAGCAGATTGAGTCTCTCCTGGAGTCCAGCCTCCGCCAGGCACAGCAGCACATCTCCACGGAAGCCAAACGTGTGGAGGAGGATGTGGATCTGTCTAGTACACCTACAGATGTCCGAGACATCAACATCTGA